One region of Mycolicibacterium lutetiense genomic DNA includes:
- the alkX gene encoding TetR family transcriptional regulator AlkX, with protein sequence MSRPREKQRIPYAEASRVLLRDSILDGMRELLLTRDWSAITLSHVAQVAGISRQTIYNEFGSRQGLAEGYAMRLADRLVDAVDEAINNNVGEVHAAFLEGFRAFFLESAADPLVISLLTGASKPDLLQIITTGSGPIISRCSARLTGTFQNSWMKASDQDAGVLARAIVRLAMSYVSMPPEADHDVAGDLARLMTPFAERYGVIDTT encoded by the coding sequence GTGAGCCGGCCGCGAGAAAAGCAGCGCATCCCGTATGCGGAGGCTTCCAGGGTGTTGCTGCGCGATTCGATTCTCGACGGCATGCGGGAGCTGCTGTTGACCCGCGACTGGTCGGCCATCACGCTCTCGCACGTGGCCCAGGTCGCCGGGATCAGCCGCCAGACGATCTACAACGAGTTCGGTTCGCGCCAGGGCCTGGCCGAGGGATACGCCATGCGCCTGGCGGATCGCCTCGTCGACGCGGTCGACGAGGCGATCAACAACAACGTCGGCGAGGTGCATGCGGCGTTCCTGGAGGGCTTCCGGGCGTTCTTCCTCGAGTCGGCCGCTGATCCGCTGGTGATCTCGCTGCTTACCGGTGCCTCCAAACCTGACCTGCTGCAGATCATCACCACGGGCAGTGGGCCCATCATCAGCCGATGTTCGGCGCGGCTGACCGGAACCTTTCAGAACAGTTGGATGAAGGCCAGCGATCAGGACGCCGGCGTACTGGCCCGGGCGATCGTGCGGCTGGCGATGAGCTACGTCTCGATGCCGCCCGAGGCGGACCACGATGTGGCCGGTGACCTGGCCCGACTCATGACGCCGTTCGCCGAGCGCTACGGTGTCATAGATACCACTTAG
- a CDS encoding rubredoxin, with protein sequence MSDEAYKLFICVQCGFEYDEAKGWPEDGIAPGTRWDDIPQDWSCPDCGAAKTDFEMVEVARP encoded by the coding sequence ATGAGCGACGAGGCGTACAAGCTCTTCATCTGCGTGCAGTGCGGATTCGAGTACGACGAGGCCAAAGGCTGGCCCGAGGACGGCATCGCCCCGGGCACCCGATGGGACGACATCCCGCAGGACTGGAGCTGCCCTGATTGCGGCGCGGCGAAGACCGATTTCGAGATGGTCGAGGTCGCACGGCCTTGA
- a CDS encoding rubredoxin yields MSAYECPGCGYIYDEVKGAPREGFPAGTSWDQVPEDWCCPDCAVREKIDFEPIGVPT; encoded by the coding sequence ATGAGCGCCTACGAATGCCCCGGGTGCGGCTATATCTACGATGAGGTCAAAGGTGCTCCGCGCGAAGGCTTCCCAGCGGGAACGTCGTGGGACCAGGTACCAGAGGACTGGTGCTGCCCTGACTGCGCGGTGCGGGAGAAGATCGATTTCGAGCCGATAGGAGTTCCGACATGA
- a CDS encoding alkane 1-monooxygenase, which produces MGLIPPTAIFVMLPLVWGLNQAGWHVAAQVPLWIGPILLYVLLPLLDLNFGPDGQNPPDELMEQLENDKYYRYCTYIYIPFQYASVVMGAYLFTASDLSWLGFDGGLGWPAKIGIALSVGVLGGVGINTAHEMGHKRESLERWLSKITLAQTWYGHFYIEHNRGHHVRVATPEDPASARFGETFWEFLPRSVFGSLRSSWELEAQRLRRQDKSPWHWSNDVLNAWAISVVFWGALIAIFGVGVVPFMVIQAIYGFSLLESVNYLEHYGLLRQKTSSGRYERCAPVHSWNSDHIVTNLFLYHLQRHSDHHANPTRRYQTLRSIDGSPNLPSGYASLIGLTYLPPLWRKVMDHRVLEHYDGDITKVNIQPRLRAKVLAKYGTARA; this is translated from the coding sequence ATGGGGCTGATTCCCCCGACGGCGATATTCGTGATGCTGCCCCTGGTGTGGGGGCTCAATCAGGCCGGTTGGCACGTGGCCGCGCAGGTGCCGCTCTGGATCGGCCCGATCCTGCTCTACGTCTTGCTGCCGCTGCTGGACCTGAATTTCGGTCCCGACGGCCAGAACCCGCCCGACGAGTTGATGGAGCAGCTGGAGAACGACAAGTACTACCGGTACTGCACCTACATCTACATCCCGTTCCAGTACGCCAGTGTGGTCATGGGCGCCTACCTGTTCACCGCGTCGGACCTGAGCTGGCTGGGCTTCGACGGCGGGCTGGGCTGGCCGGCCAAGATCGGTATCGCCCTGTCGGTCGGTGTGCTCGGTGGAGTGGGTATCAACACCGCCCACGAGATGGGGCACAAGCGTGAGTCGCTGGAGCGCTGGCTGTCCAAGATCACTCTGGCCCAGACCTGGTACGGCCACTTCTACATCGAGCACAACCGCGGCCACCACGTCCGCGTCGCCACCCCGGAGGATCCCGCGTCGGCCCGCTTCGGCGAAACATTCTGGGAATTCCTGCCGCGCAGCGTGTTCGGAAGTCTGCGTTCATCCTGGGAGCTGGAGGCCCAGCGGTTGCGCCGGCAGGACAAGTCGCCCTGGCACTGGTCCAACGACGTACTCAACGCGTGGGCCATCTCGGTGGTGTTCTGGGGTGCGCTGATCGCGATCTTCGGCGTCGGCGTCGTTCCGTTCATGGTGATCCAGGCCATCTACGGATTCAGCCTGCTGGAATCGGTGAACTACCTCGAGCACTACGGACTGCTGCGGCAGAAGACCTCCAGCGGACGCTACGAGCGGTGCGCGCCGGTGCACAGCTGGAACTCCGACCACATCGTGACCAACCTGTTCCTCTATCACCTGCAGCGGCACAGCGATCACCACGCCAACCCCACCCGCCGATACCAGACCCTGCGCAGCATCGACGGCTCGCCGAACCTGCCCAGCGGATACGCGTCGCTGATCGGGCTCACCTACCTACCGCCGTTGTGGCGCAAGGTGATGGACCACCGGGTGCTGGAGCACTACGACGGTGACATCACCAAGGTGAACATCCAGCCGCGGCTGCGGGCGAAGGTGTTGGCGAAGTACGGAACGGCTCGAGCATGA